A single genomic interval of Leptospirales bacterium harbors:
- a CDS encoding helix-turn-helix domain-containing protein, whose protein sequence is MPKIEDRKLALYARALGHPIRIRVARLLAETAGCYAGSLADRLPVAASTLSQHLKVLLKAGLIKACNEPPRIKYCINGDCWRDAEQLFAKFYAGPGQRMTARNRRRS, encoded by the coding sequence GTGCCAAAGATCGAAGACAGAAAGCTTGCACTGTATGCCAGAGCATTGGGACATCCGATCCGGATCAGGGTCGCCAGATTGCTCGCGGAAACAGCGGGCTGCTATGCGGGAAGCCTGGCCGACCGCCTTCCAGTCGCCGCATCAACGCTCTCCCAGCACCTTAAAGTTCTGCTCAAAGCTGGCCTCATCAAGGCCTGTAACGAACCGCCGCGAATCAAATACTGCATCAATGGCGATTGCTGGCGCGATGCAGAGCAATTGTTCGCTAAATTCTATGCTGGGCCAGGCCAGAGGATGACGGCGCGCAACAGGAGAAGATCTTGA
- a CDS encoding SAM-dependent methyltransferase — protein MAELTALARAISYHEWRPELRCADSLAHRFLPWPLRAAIALRPLRRLIRLYGKLCYPGAYEYVAVRTQIFDEAVAASEFQQLVILGAGADSRAWRLTLPPECRVFAADHPQALQRRWRQLQSLFAENARPVRTAAIDLDQEDPGRALVEAGFDADRRSLFLLEGVTMYLDAASVLRLLAFVGNRCAAGSAIIFDYAIADALHGGGDYPGLGPLLRISARKGEPMRTGFDPLELVQRLAQLGLELEWMRTAQDLRSGLESAATQSYSLPGFYGLVRARRPQ, from the coding sequence ATGGCGGAACTGACGGCGCTGGCGCGAGCTATCAGCTACCACGAATGGCGACCGGAGCTGCGCTGCGCGGATTCGCTGGCGCATCGTTTTCTGCCCTGGCCATTGCGCGCGGCCATCGCCCTGCGGCCGCTGCGTCGCCTGATTCGACTCTATGGAAAACTATGCTATCCAGGCGCTTACGAATACGTTGCCGTTCGTACACAAATCTTTGACGAGGCCGTCGCTGCCAGCGAATTTCAGCAACTTGTGATTCTGGGCGCCGGGGCCGACAGCCGCGCCTGGCGATTGACTTTGCCGCCCGAATGCCGGGTCTTTGCGGCGGATCATCCGCAGGCCCTGCAGCGCCGCTGGCGGCAGCTGCAGTCGCTCTTTGCCGAGAATGCGCGACCGGTACGTACGGCGGCGATCGACCTTGACCAGGAAGATCCGGGCAGGGCGCTCGTTGAAGCCGGATTCGACGCGGACAGGCGCAGCCTCTTCCTGCTGGAAGGAGTGACCATGTATCTGGACGCTGCAAGCGTATTGCGGCTGCTTGCTTTTGTCGGCAATCGCTGCGCCGCCGGCAGCGCTATCATCTTTGACTACGCAATTGCCGACGCCCTGCACGGCGGAGGCGACTATCCTGGTTTAGGTCCTTTGCTGCGGATCAGCGCGCGCAAGGGCGAGCCGATGCGCACGGGCTTTGATCCGCTGGAACTGGTTCAGCGCCTGGCCCAACTCGGCCTGGAGCTGGAGTGGATGCGCACTGCGCAAGATCTGCGGAGCGGCCTGGAGTCCGCCGCAACGCAGTCGTACTCCTTGCCTGGCTTCTATGGCCTGGTCAGGGCCCGGCGTCCGCAATGA
- the hisA gene encoding 1-(5-phosphoribosyl)-5-[(5-phosphoribosylamino)methylideneamino]imidazole-4-carboxamide isomerase — protein MSYRFQVIPAIDILDGKVVRLHQGDYGQTRDYRRDPAEQLRQFVEQGAELIHLVDLNAARDGDRAVNREKIGATLQAARECKVRVELGGGLRDLSSIEAMLQLGVDRCILGTAAVKQPELVRSAVDQFGAEHIVVGVDALDGQVRVSGWEESSGVSVSQFLAQLEVQGCTEVIFTDISRDGALAGPALSALEAVLEWSGMRIVASGGISALSDLQTLIDLRHPRLVGVITGKAIYEGKLDLAEALRLASAV, from the coding sequence ATGAGTTATCGTTTTCAAGTCATACCAGCCATTGACATTCTTGATGGCAAGGTGGTGCGCCTGCATCAAGGGGACTACGGGCAGACCCGCGACTATCGTCGCGATCCGGCCGAACAGCTGCGTCAGTTTGTGGAGCAAGGCGCAGAGTTGATACACCTGGTGGATCTCAATGCCGCTCGCGATGGCGATCGCGCCGTCAACCGTGAAAAGATCGGCGCGACCTTGCAGGCGGCGCGCGAGTGCAAGGTTCGCGTTGAGCTGGGCGGCGGCCTGCGCGATTTGAGCAGTATCGAGGCGATGTTGCAGCTTGGCGTCGACCGCTGCATCCTGGGCACCGCTGCCGTAAAGCAACCGGAATTGGTGCGCAGCGCCGTCGATCAATTTGGCGCCGAGCACATTGTCGTTGGCGTCGATGCGCTGGATGGACAGGTGCGCGTTTCCGGATGGGAAGAGAGCAGCGGCGTTAGCGTCAGCCAATTTCTGGCGCAACTGGAAGTGCAGGGCTGCACAGAGGTGATCTTCACCGATATTTCGCGCGACGGGGCGCTGGCCGGCCCGGCGCTTTCAGCGCTCGAAGCGGTGCTGGAGTGGAGCGGCATGCGCATTGTTGCCTCCGGCGGCATCAGCGCCCTGTCCGACCTGCAAACGCTGATCGACCTGCGTCATCCGCGGCTGGTCGGAGTGATTACCGGCAAGGCAATCTACGAGGGAAAACTCGACCTGGCCGAGGCCCTTCGCCTGGCATCCGCCGTCTGA
- a CDS encoding DUF4349 domain-containing protein — MSMHHRPLRLSLSLFGLLLLAACSSGSSYAPGFRAAEQSGEESSDTIADQDRGGASGPAERLLIRSASLYLSVADEASAGVLDRARQLVKDRGGLVLAESRYSLTISVPSAAFDQTLRELEALGEIVDRRVTIQDVTEAHADLNIRIENARKLKQRLHELLSRAQKVEDVLAIERELQRVTNELESMEARLRDMNQRVSMSRIELALQIKEQETRPGPLGWVLYGLYRGVRWLFIWD; from the coding sequence ATGAGCATGCATCATCGCCCGTTACGCCTTTCTCTATCGTTGTTTGGTCTGTTGTTGTTGGCTGCCTGCAGCAGCGGCAGCAGCTACGCCCCGGGCTTTCGCGCCGCAGAGCAGTCCGGCGAAGAATCCTCGGATACGATCGCCGACCAGGACCGCGGCGGCGCCTCTGGCCCGGCGGAGCGACTGCTGATCCGCAGCGCAAGCCTCTATCTCAGTGTCGCCGACGAGGCCAGCGCCGGCGTGCTGGATCGCGCCCGTCAGCTGGTCAAGGATCGCGGCGGCCTGGTGCTGGCCGAATCCCGCTACAGTCTGACGATTTCCGTTCCGTCCGCCGCCTTTGATCAGACGCTGCGCGAGTTGGAAGCGCTGGGCGAGATTGTCGATCGGCGCGTGACGATTCAGGATGTGACCGAAGCGCATGCCGATCTCAATATTCGCATCGAGAACGCCAGAAAACTCAAGCAACGTCTGCACGAACTGCTATCGCGCGCCCAGAAGGTGGAAGATGTTCTGGCCATCGAGCGCGAGTTACAGCGCGTCACCAATGAACTGGAAAGCATGGAAGCGCGTCTACGCGACATGAACCAGCGCGTGTCCATGTCGCGTATCGAACTGGCGCTGCAGATCAAGGAACAGGAGACGCGTCCGGGGCCCCTGGGCTGGGTGCTCTACGGACTCTACCGCGGAGTGCGCTGGCTCTTCATCTGGGATTGA
- a CDS encoding DUF4139 domain-containing protein, translating to MKLPLRRRVVRPSRFVSILGLLLAAPLLSQGEQQQAVAAGIDSVQVYSDQAVVTRRVQLRIHAGQNVLRINELTPQLDDSSVRVAFDRNDLRIQEVAVRSAFRERFLSDEARQAEERLKTAESNLRRLTDRYAALKKEAQQLSQLEVARVPEDPEDPAWRAPVDSGRWTRTLDFIQNSLRENQAAVSELLGSIDLAREELLVAIAVADRYHDARNIESKQVSIAIECAPERCDASRPVQLELRYTVGGVAWFPIYTARVDSSGSQTHMQLSSYALLKNQSGEDWDNVRLRFSAADPRESGDLAQLPTWRIQQRVVADDLERESGRSGRRQDSPAVSSGAVASTAPMQPAPEAAADEAIDSFADGQAGNGPGGGGYGSLQSQRNRSNAYFMENRRLVQEEQANQRNEAAGNALRGIQSSVQARDQAVTRDDFQGALVQSEAIIERVRSLDPRYQGLFAEDLRRSLETRRMALNMLELQGMMRSLTPPSSSARGFDVAYQAPGRDSAPSEPGFTRILLESRELPLTLSYEAAPERRELAFLVGRAANSAGGPLLAGPAAIFHNRDYVGEASIATVGPAAEFPVHLGAVDDIRIQRHVTDQREDGGLISTQRILRREVQIKIHNQKRNNIQLDLFERLPVSSDERIRISAPEFSEAPAERKEEYGLIRYRLSLRAGEQKTITIRYEIRHPADVLPAEAEGGAPQW from the coding sequence ATGAAACTACCGCTGCGTCGAAGGGTTGTGCGCCCCTCCCGTTTTGTATCCATACTCGGCCTTCTACTGGCAGCGCCCTTGCTCTCGCAGGGCGAACAGCAACAGGCAGTAGCGGCCGGCATCGACTCGGTGCAGGTCTACAGCGATCAGGCCGTTGTCACGCGCCGGGTGCAATTGCGGATCCACGCCGGCCAGAATGTTCTGCGAATCAATGAACTTACGCCGCAGCTGGATGATTCCAGCGTGCGCGTTGCCTTTGATCGCAATGATCTCCGCATCCAGGAAGTGGCCGTGCGCAGCGCTTTCCGCGAACGTTTTCTCTCAGATGAGGCGCGTCAGGCCGAGGAACGATTGAAGACCGCAGAGAGCAATCTGCGTCGACTGACCGACCGCTATGCGGCGCTCAAGAAAGAGGCCCAGCAACTCTCGCAGCTGGAGGTGGCGCGCGTCCCAGAAGATCCAGAGGACCCCGCCTGGCGCGCGCCCGTCGATTCCGGCCGCTGGACGCGCACGCTCGATTTTATCCAGAATTCGCTGCGCGAAAACCAGGCTGCGGTCAGCGAGTTGCTGGGGTCTATCGATCTGGCGCGCGAGGAGTTGCTGGTGGCAATCGCTGTCGCCGATCGCTATCATGATGCCCGCAACATTGAAAGCAAGCAGGTCAGCATTGCCATTGAGTGCGCTCCGGAACGTTGCGATGCCTCGCGCCCCGTTCAGCTGGAGCTACGCTACACCGTAGGCGGCGTCGCCTGGTTTCCCATCTACACTGCTCGCGTCGATAGTTCCGGCAGCCAGACGCACATGCAGCTCAGCAGCTATGCACTTCTCAAGAATCAGAGCGGAGAGGATTGGGACAACGTCCGCTTGCGATTCTCCGCGGCAGACCCGCGCGAATCCGGCGATCTGGCGCAGCTGCCCACCTGGCGCATCCAGCAACGCGTGGTGGCTGACGACCTGGAGCGCGAAAGCGGTCGCTCGGGTCGACGTCAGGATTCCCCTGCCGTGTCTTCTGGCGCAGTTGCCAGTACTGCGCCGATGCAGCCGGCGCCGGAAGCAGCCGCCGACGAAGCCATCGATAGCTTTGCCGACGGCCAGGCAGGCAACGGTCCCGGCGGCGGGGGCTACGGCAGTCTGCAGTCGCAGCGCAATCGCTCCAACGCTTACTTTATGGAAAATCGTCGTCTGGTACAGGAAGAACAGGCCAATCAGCGCAATGAAGCCGCTGGCAATGCACTGCGCGGCATCCAGAGCTCTGTCCAGGCGCGCGATCAGGCAGTCACTCGCGATGACTTTCAGGGCGCACTGGTTCAAAGCGAAGCTATCATCGAACGTGTTCGTTCGCTGGACCCGCGCTATCAGGGACTCTTTGCCGAAGACCTGCGCCGTTCGCTGGAAACGCGGCGCATGGCCTTGAACATGCTGGAACTGCAGGGCATGATGCGATCGCTGACGCCGCCTTCCAGCTCGGCGCGCGGCTTTGATGTCGCTTACCAGGCGCCCGGACGCGACAGCGCACCCTCCGAACCCGGCTTTACGCGCATCCTGCTGGAATCGCGCGAGTTGCCGCTGACTTTGAGCTACGAGGCTGCGCCGGAGCGGCGCGAACTGGCCTTTCTGGTAGGGCGAGCTGCCAATAGCGCCGGCGGCCCGCTGCTGGCCGGCCCGGCCGCTATCTTCCACAACCGCGACTATGTGGGCGAAGCAAGCATTGCCACAGTGGGCCCCGCTGCTGAATTTCCGGTGCACCTTGGCGCTGTGGATGACATTCGCATCCAGCGTCACGTGACCGATCAGCGCGAGGACGGCGGATTGATCAGCACGCAGCGCATTTTACGTCGCGAAGTTCAGATCAAGATTCACAATCAAAAGCGAAACAATATTCAGCTCGATTTGTTTGAACGACTACCCGTTTCCTCGGATGAAAGGATTCGCATCAGCGCTCCAGAATTCAGCGAGGCCCCGGCGGAGCGCAAAGAAGAGTACGGACTGATCCGTTACCGACTTTCGCTGCGCGCCGGCGAGCAAAAGACAATCACGATTCGATATGAAATTCGTCATCCGGCCGACGTACTGCCGGCCGAAGCCGAGGGAGGCGCCCCGCAATGGTAA
- a CDS encoding imidazoleglycerol-phosphate dehydratase, with translation MSQPPRADASPRRAQLARQTSETDIRMGIDLDGTGRYQLDSQIPFFDHMLSHISKHGLIDLELWLRGDTGIDCHHSVEDTAIVFGQLLREALGGRAGLCRYGHFTLPMDETLCTVAVDLGGRFHFSYRGPDSIKMGKFGIYDAELSLEFLQKFAMHAAMNLHVVVHQGDNRHHIHESVFKALGRALRMAASIDPRLDGAVPSTKGLLD, from the coding sequence ATGAGCCAACCGCCTCGAGCCGATGCCAGCCCCCGACGCGCTCAGCTTGCGCGTCAGACAAGCGAAACCGATATCCGCATGGGCATCGATCTCGACGGGACCGGTCGTTACCAGCTGGACAGCCAGATTCCGTTTTTTGACCACATGCTCAGCCACATCAGCAAGCATGGCCTGATCGATCTGGAACTCTGGCTGCGCGGCGATACGGGCATTGATTGCCACCACTCCGTGGAAGATACGGCGATTGTCTTTGGCCAGCTGTTGCGCGAGGCCCTGGGCGGCCGCGCCGGCCTCTGCCGCTACGGCCACTTTACGCTGCCGATGGATGAAACGCTCTGCACCGTTGCCGTCGATCTGGGCGGTCGTTTTCATTTCAGCTACCGCGGACCGGATTCAATCAAGATGGGCAAGTTCGGCATTTATGATGCCGAGTTGAGCCTGGAGTTTCTACAGAAGTTTGCTATGCATGCGGCAATGAATCTGCACGTCGTGGTTCATCAGGGCGACAATCGCCACCATATCCACGAGTCGGTTTTTAAGGCCCTTGGACGAGCGTTGCGTATGGCGGCGAGCATTGATCCGCGTCTGGATGGCGCGGTGCCATCGACCAAAGGACTGCTGGATTAG
- a CDS encoding DUF2071 domain-containing protein — translation MRAAGRLLQSSAHRPYALPPGPWIMRQNWHDLLFAHWPVPVKQLRALIPEPLEIDQDTEGRAWIAVVPFWMSGIRLRATPPLPGLSRFPEINVRSYVRHGGKPGVWFFSLDAHNRLAVAAARQWFYLNYFNSHISIARSGEGIRYHAQRRDRRAGGGEFLADYAPADAGFQAQAGSLEYFLAERYCLYAGSRDGRLFRAEVHHPPWPLQRASAQIERNSMTEALGIHLEGPPHLLFARKIETIVWAPHRIH, via the coding sequence ATGAGAGCGGCCGGCCGCCTGTTGCAATCCAGTGCGCATCGGCCTTATGCTCTGCCGCCGGGTCCCTGGATCATGCGTCAGAACTGGCATGATCTGCTCTTTGCGCACTGGCCGGTCCCTGTAAAGCAGCTGCGCGCGCTGATACCTGAACCGCTGGAAATCGATCAAGATACAGAGGGACGAGCCTGGATTGCCGTCGTACCCTTCTGGATGAGCGGCATTCGACTGCGCGCTACGCCGCCGCTGCCGGGTCTCAGTCGTTTTCCAGAAATCAATGTGCGCAGCTACGTTCGCCATGGAGGCAAACCTGGCGTCTGGTTTTTCAGCCTGGATGCACACAATCGCCTGGCGGTGGCTGCTGCGCGGCAGTGGTTTTACTTAAACTATTTCAACTCGCATATCTCTATTGCCCGGTCAGGCGAAGGCATTCGCTACCACGCGCAACGACGGGACCGGCGCGCCGGCGGCGGAGAATTTCTGGCGGACTACGCTCCAGCCGACGCAGGTTTTCAGGCGCAGGCGGGCAGTCTGGAATATTTTCTGGCCGAACGTTACTGTCTCTATGCCGGCAGTCGCGATGGTCGCCTGTTTCGCGCCGAGGTCCACCATCCGCCATGGCCCTTGCAGAGAGCCAGCGCCCAGATCGAGCGCAACTCCATGACCGAGGCGCTGGGAATTCACCTCGAAGGGCCGCCGCATTTGCTCTTTGCTCGCAAGATTGAAACGATCGTCTGGGCGCCCCATCGAATTCACTGA
- a CDS encoding DUF1554 domain-containing protein codes for MTVGRVLILCIVASGVCISAPACIPADLCQNSDSSCNSFALYALYGIQSQAAPCNPCRVFFTNATTTGGVGGKVGADAFCMADTARPFVATFKALLVDPTNRKACSTGLCSGDPAEHVDWVMYANTQYLRSPDGLSIGVTDAVGLLTAQSAPIATAAQNAWLGMFTNWIPNPGNNCTGWTDGTGGVSGANKDLSATGLDNTINNACSNTFALLCVQQ; via the coding sequence ATGACTGTTGGCCGAGTCCTCATCTTGTGCATCGTTGCCAGCGGGGTGTGCATTTCGGCCCCCGCCTGCATTCCGGCCGATCTGTGCCAGAACAGTGATTCCAGTTGCAACAGTTTTGCCCTCTACGCGCTATACGGAATCCAGAGCCAGGCGGCGCCCTGCAATCCCTGCCGGGTCTTTTTCACCAATGCCACCACCACCGGCGGCGTTGGCGGAAAGGTCGGCGCCGATGCCTTTTGCATGGCCGATACCGCGCGTCCCTTTGTGGCGACGTTCAAGGCGCTGCTGGTAGATCCAACCAATCGCAAGGCCTGTAGCACTGGCTTGTGTAGCGGAGATCCCGCCGAACATGTGGATTGGGTAATGTATGCAAATACTCAGTATTTGCGCAGTCCCGATGGCCTATCGATTGGCGTTACGGATGCTGTGGGTCTCTTGACAGCACAGTCCGCGCCAATTGCGACCGCAGCACAGAATGCCTGGCTGGGCATGTTTACTAACTGGATTCCCAATCCCGGAAACAATTGTACCGGATGGACGGATGGAACAGGCGGGGTTTCTGGAGCTAACAAGGACTTGAGCGCCACGGGCCTGGACAATACTATCAACAATGCATGCAGCAATACTTTTGCGCTACTCTGTGTGCAGCAGTAG
- a CDS encoding arsenate reductase ArsC yields MKRLLFVCIENSNRSQMAQAFARIYGGENVEAYSAGSRPSGKVNPKAVESMKELGYDLSTHASKSLNDLPAIEFDCVVTMGCGDACPWIPAKQRLDWQIPDPREMAPEEFRKIRDLIGEKVKQILAQA; encoded by the coding sequence TTGAAGCGACTGCTATTTGTGTGCATAGAAAATTCCAATCGCAGCCAGATGGCCCAGGCGTTTGCCCGCATCTATGGCGGCGAGAATGTAGAGGCCTACAGCGCCGGTTCCAGACCTTCGGGGAAAGTGAATCCGAAGGCTGTCGAGTCTATGAAGGAGCTGGGATATGATCTTTCAACTCACGCCTCGAAATCGCTGAACGATTTGCCGGCCATTGAGTTTGACTGCGTGGTAACAATGGGCTGTGGCGATGCCTGCCCCTGGATTCCGGCGAAGCAGCGCCTAGACTGGCAAATTCCTGACCCGCGCGAGATGGCGCCTGAAGAATTTCGTAAAATCCGCGACTTGATTGGCGAAAAAGTGAAGCAGATCCTGGCCCAGGCTTAG
- the hisH gene encoding imidazole glycerol phosphate synthase subunit HisH yields MREVLVVNYGMGNIHSIVKALRLYADAVHFSADPERIAKAPALALPGDGAFAAAMQGLHGEIRAAFLQRVAEGAPTLGVCIGFQILFENSDEAIGAAANTTDGLALIPGRIRRFRPASAEVRVPHMGWNEVRFVDGAAASMYFIHSYRAEGVPPEFVAGVSEYGEEKFPAVVQRGNLLATQFHPEKSDLAGLAFLKRWVASLS; encoded by the coding sequence ATGCGCGAGGTGCTTGTCGTCAATTACGGCATGGGGAACATCCATTCCATTGTGAAGGCGCTGCGCCTTTACGCCGATGCTGTTCACTTCAGTGCAGATCCAGAGCGCATTGCTAAGGCCCCGGCCCTGGCGCTGCCTGGCGACGGCGCCTTTGCCGCCGCGATGCAGGGGCTTCACGGCGAAATTCGCGCCGCCTTTTTGCAGCGCGTGGCTGAAGGCGCTCCGACACTTGGCGTTTGCATAGGATTTCAGATTCTGTTTGAGAATTCGGACGAGGCGATCGGCGCCGCCGCAAACACCACTGACGGACTGGCCTTGATTCCCGGACGGATTCGTCGCTTTCGGCCAGCCAGCGCCGAGGTGCGCGTGCCGCATATGGGCTGGAACGAGGTGCGCTTTGTCGATGGCGCCGCCGCCAGCATGTACTTTATACATTCCTATCGCGCCGAAGGGGTGCCGCCAGAGTTTGTGGCCGGCGTAAGCGAATACGGAGAGGAAAAGTTTCCGGCTGTCGTGCAGCGCGGAAATCTGCTGGCCACACAGTTTCATCCCGAGAAGAGCGATCTGGCAGGCCTTGCTTTTTTGAAGCGCTGGGTAGCGAGTCTCAGTTGA
- the arsB gene encoding ACR3 family arsenite efflux transporter, giving the protein MALGILLGHLTPAFASSIANLSAGTTSIPIAVGLIVMMYPPLAKVRYEDLGRRLGQRKLITLSMIVNWLLGPALMFLLAVLLLRDKPDLMTGVILVGLARCIAMVVVWNDLAQGNRELGVALVALNALFQILFYAVYMYLFLTLGLRLFGLGSTSTASISMTESATTVFIYLGIPFIAGFLTRYVVLKTKGRTWFDAVLAPKISPLTLVALLFTIVVMFSLKGRVIVSQPFDVLRVAIPFIVYFALLWLLTFFSARSLGSAHDDAVAVAFSAASNDFELAIAVAIACFGIESGQAFAAVIGPLIEVPVMILLVKLALYIKNRRAARTAAA; this is encoded by the coding sequence ATGGCGCTTGGCATTCTGCTGGGCCATCTTACCCCGGCGTTCGCCAGTTCCATTGCAAACCTGTCGGCGGGGACCACGTCGATTCCGATTGCCGTCGGACTGATTGTCATGATGTATCCTCCGCTGGCCAAGGTGCGTTATGAGGATCTCGGCCGACGCCTGGGGCAGCGAAAACTGATCACTCTCTCGATGATCGTGAACTGGCTACTGGGACCCGCACTCATGTTTCTCCTGGCCGTCCTCTTGCTCCGGGACAAGCCGGACCTCATGACCGGAGTCATCCTTGTCGGATTGGCGCGGTGTATCGCCATGGTTGTCGTCTGGAACGACCTGGCTCAGGGCAATAGAGAACTTGGCGTGGCGCTCGTCGCGTTAAATGCGCTATTCCAGATTCTTTTCTATGCGGTTTATATGTATTTGTTTCTGACTCTTGGATTGCGCCTCTTCGGCCTGGGGTCGACGTCGACTGCTTCTATCTCGATGACGGAGTCTGCCACAACTGTCTTCATCTATCTGGGAATTCCCTTTATCGCCGGCTTCCTTACGCGGTACGTCGTGTTGAAGACCAAAGGGCGCACATGGTTTGATGCGGTGCTGGCGCCAAAGATCAGTCCGTTGACCCTGGTCGCTCTGCTCTTCACAATCGTCGTCATGTTCTCCCTCAAAGGAAGAGTCATTGTATCCCAGCCTTTTGATGTTCTGCGTGTCGCCATTCCCTTCATCGTCTACTTCGCTTTGCTCTGGCTCTTGACCTTTTTTTCGGCTCGTTCACTGGGTTCGGCGCACGATGACGCAGTCGCTGTAGCCTTTTCCGCGGCAAGCAACGACTTTGAATTGGCGATTGCAGTGGCCATTGCCTGCTTTGGCATCGAATCAGGCCAGGCCTTCGCGGCAGTCATTGGCCCTCTCATTGAAGTGCCCGTGATGATCCTGCTGGTGAAGCTGGCGCTATATATCAAGAATCGACGCGCAGCGCGGACAGCGGCGGCCTGA
- a CDS encoding dipeptidase — protein sequence MSWRWIRSFDNQLAAFLFSACAALHCGPEQAPHGDDLRPLRLHFERQPALNFATFLSSSLQLPAPPMVSQTIRRYQHGDALQPEQQTTLYRLLALQARTSRAAHMLDDLARLVALPTYRRDGLAPYQNPAIIKAGQELQRMARENGLQFFNRQNRIFEIRLRGQSDEEFGMYAHVDVVPAIAQTWGLPDGTPLNPFQLREIDGRLYGRGTEDDKCSIVAAIHAMGAARSSGLNLRRGVRLLVETTEETGGEGIRYYKDHYSLPPYNIGLDSAYPVVVAEKGFGALRLRVPAPAASNSRSAPLYTRRLQGAPAINQVPGQAAGEWQTADGAAADALLDRVRQLAEGIAGDEDLRLELRSVGDRLLASAYGISAHGMEPQKGKNALPLLLEFACVLSKNQLSADDTWSRAACAATELFGRDYLGRGLDLQMDHDWMGPYTLALTQIQGREDGSVELGANARLPAGRSATETIALAQAAVDRFNRRRQLQLQMEYQQVDALMRNPEGAWVRTLLAVYSGVSGREGRPISSAGATTARELPNGINFGPSFPDQKYMGHNDNEFKTKENFLFDLQMFTEMIMRIGNLERMQ from the coding sequence GTGAGCTGGCGTTGGATCCGGTCATTCGATAATCAGCTGGCAGCCTTTCTCTTTTCAGCCTGCGCCGCACTGCACTGCGGTCCTGAGCAAGCGCCGCACGGCGATGATCTGCGGCCTCTGCGCCTGCATTTTGAAAGACAGCCAGCCCTGAATTTTGCTACATTCCTTTCCAGCAGCTTGCAATTGCCAGCGCCGCCCATGGTCAGCCAGACCATCCGGCGCTACCAGCACGGCGACGCCCTGCAGCCGGAACAGCAAACAACGCTCTATCGCTTGCTGGCGCTTCAAGCGCGCACCTCGCGCGCCGCGCACATGCTCGATGATCTTGCGCGCCTTGTTGCTCTGCCGACCTATCGCCGCGATGGTCTGGCGCCATACCAGAATCCGGCAATCATCAAGGCCGGGCAAGAGCTGCAGCGCATGGCCCGGGAAAATGGCCTGCAATTTTTCAACCGTCAAAACCGCATTTTTGAGATTCGCCTGCGTGGACAGAGCGACGAAGAGTTTGGCATGTATGCCCACGTCGACGTTGTCCCCGCAATTGCCCAGACCTGGGGATTGCCCGACGGAACGCCGCTCAATCCCTTTCAGCTGCGCGAGATAGACGGCCGGCTCTATGGTCGCGGAACAGAAGACGACAAATGTTCCATTGTCGCAGCCATCCATGCCATGGGCGCCGCCCGCAGCTCTGGATTGAACCTGCGTCGCGGAGTGCGATTGCTTGTAGAGACAACGGAAGAGACCGGCGGCGAGGGCATCCGATACTATAAAGATCACTACTCTTTGCCTCCCTACAATATTGGCCTGGATAGCGCCTATCCGGTGGTGGTGGCGGAAAAGGGTTTTGGCGCATTGCGATTGCGGGTTCCGGCCCCCGCAGCAAGCAACAGCCGCTCAGCGCCGCTCTACACAAGACGCCTGCAAGGCGCACCGGCCATCAATCAGGTTCCGGGACAGGCTGCCGGCGAATGGCAAACAGCCGATGGCGCCGCAGCTGATGCCTTGCTTGATCGTGTCCGGCAGCTGGCCGAGGGGATTGCCGGCGATGAGGATCTACGTCTGGAGCTGCGCAGCGTCGGCGATCGTTTGCTGGCCAGCGCCTACGGAATTTCAGCTCATGGAATGGAGCCGCAGAAGGGTAAGAACGCGCTGCCGCTGCTGCTGGAATTTGCCTGCGTCCTGAGCAAGAATCAGCTGAGCGCCGATGACACCTGGAGCCGGGCGGCCTGCGCAGCAACCGAGCTCTTTGGACGCGACTACCTGGGGCGAGGTCTCGATTTACAAATGGACCATGATTGGATGGGGCCCTATACCCTGGCTTTGACACAGATTCAAGGCCGGGAGGACGGCAGCGTCGAGCTTGGCGCCAATGCTCGACTGCCGGCCGGTCGCAGCGCTACAGAAACGATCGCTCTGGCTCAGGCTGCGGTGGATCGGTTCAATCGTCGGCGGCAGTTGCAATTGCAAATGGAGTACCAACAGGTCGATGCATTGATGCGCAATCCTGAAGGCGCCTGGGTTCGGACTCTGCTTGCGGTATATAGCGGCGTTAGCGGACGGGAAGGTCGCCCAATATCTTCGGCCGGCGCCACCACGGCTCGCGAACTGCCCAATGGCATCAATTTTGGACCCTCCTTTCCGGATCAAAAATATATGGGCCACAATGATAATGAATTCAAGACTAAAGAGAATTTTCTCTTTGATCTACAAATGTTCACTGAGATGATTATGCGTATTGGCAATCTGGAGCGCATGCAATGA